In a single window of the Gadus macrocephalus chromosome 6, ASM3116895v1 genome:
- the LOC132459534 gene encoding LIM domain-containing protein A-like isoform X1 translates to MHIHPTVPPLISHTHTHTHTHTHTHTHTHTHIFNNICILKTTPTHTHTQTIHIYPTHHVHTQMQDTTNTHTHTHTHTRTRTQTGTHTHTCINKNNTRTQNNPHLSHTSYTHTHTHTNTHAHKCNTPTHTCPTQTYAYTITSHRHKVIHIYPTHHTHTNTTHNPHTHTTVHESHVPSSGKGFSNGFPGSGRHLRLQTALQESHVVMVAAADAWPICHRLSERPIGNVSAPTATRQICHNLEVWKSHTHTSPNTQTHNFTCICAHTHKHTTSHASACTHTQTHTHTHTHTHTHTHTHTSKYVHTHTNTYTHTDMHKHTNTHTHTHTHTHTHTGPSSPRWAVPGNEEVKRERERERERERESERERERDRQAGRRCSAC, encoded by the coding sequence ATGCACATTCATCCAACAGTTCCTCCtctcatttcacacacacacacacacacacacacacacacacacacacacacacacacacacacacacatcttcaacAACATATGCATACTGaaaacaacaccaacacacacacacacacaaacaatccacATTTATCCCACAcatcacgtacacacacaaatgcaagacacaacaaacacacacacacacacacacacacacacacgcacacgcacacaaacaggcacacacacacacacatgcataaacaaaaacaacacacgcacacaaaataaTCCACATTTATCccacacatcatacacacacacacacacacacacaaacacacatgcacacaaatgcaacacacccacacacacatgtcccacacaaacatatgcatacacaataacatcacacagacacaaagtaaTCCACATTTAtcccacacatcacacacacacaaatacaacacacaacccacacacacatacaaccgtGCATGAAAGCCACGTCCCTTCCTCCGGCAAAGGCTTCTCTAACGGATTCCCTGGGAGTGGGCGACACCTCCGTCTCCAGACTGCGCTGCAGGAATCACACGTTGTCATGGTCGCCGCCGCCGACGCGTGGCCAATCTGTCACCGCCTCTCTGAGCGGCCAATCGGAAACGTGTCTGCGCCAACCGCGACACGACAGATTTGTCACAACCTGGAAGTTtggaaatcacacacacacacatccccaaacacacaaacacacaacttcacatgtatctgtgcacacacacacaaacacactacctCACACGcatctgcatgcacacacacacaaacacacacacacacacacacacacacacacacgcacacacacacacacacaagcaaatacgtacacacacacacaaacacatacacacacactgacatgcacaaacacacaaacacacacacacacacacacacacacacacacacacacacaggcccatcATCTCCACGCTGGGCCGTCCCAGGCAATgaggaggtgaagagagagagagagagagagagagagagagagagagagagcgagagagagagagagagagacagacaggcaggcaggcgctGCTCTGCCTGCTGA
- the LOC132459534 gene encoding zinc transporter ZIP10-like isoform X2 — protein sequence MHIHPTVPPLISHTHTHTHTHTHTHTHTHTHIFNNICILKTTPTHTHTQTIHIYPTHHVHTQMQDTTNTHTHTHTHTRTRTQTGTHTHTCINKNNTRTQNNPHLSHTSYTHTHTHTNTHAHKCNTPTHTCPTQTYAYTITSHRHKVIHIYPTHHTHTNTTHNPHTHTTVHESHVPSSGKGFSNGFPGSGRHLRLQTALQESHVVMVAAADAWPICHRLSERPIGNVSAPTATRQICHNLEVWKSHTHTSPNTQTHNFTCICAHTHKHTTSHASACTHTQTHTHTHTHTHTHTHTHTSKYVHTHTNTYTHTDMHKHTNTHTHTHTHTHTHTGPSSPRWAVPGNEERERESERERERDRQAGRRCSAC from the exons ATGCACATTCATCCAACAGTTCCTCCtctcatttcacacacacacacacacacacacacacacacacacacacacacacacacacacacacacatcttcaacAACATATGCATACTGaaaacaacaccaacacacacacacacacaaacaatccacATTTATCCCACAcatcacgtacacacacaaatgcaagacacaacaaacacacacacacacacacacacacacacacgcacacgcacacaaacaggcacacacacacacacatgcataaacaaaaacaacacacgcacacaaaataaTCCACATTTATCccacacatcatacacacacacacacacacacacaaacacacatgcacacaaatgcaacacacccacacacacatgtcccacacaaacatatgcatacacaataacatcacacagacacaaagtaaTCCACATTTAtcccacacatcacacacacacaaatacaacacacaacccacacacacatacaaccgtGCATGAAAGCCACGTCCCTTCCTCCGGCAAAGGCTTCTCTAACGGATTCCCTGGGAGTGGGCGACACCTCCGTCTCCAGACTGCGCTGCAGGAATCACACGTTGTCATGGTCGCCGCCGCCGACGCGTGGCCAATCTGTCACCGCCTCTCTGAGCGGCCAATCGGAAACGTGTCTGCGCCAACCGCGACACGACAGATTTGTCACAACCTGGAAGTTtggaaatcacacacacacacatccccaaacacacaaacacacaacttcacatgtatctgtgcacacacacacaaacacactacctCACACGcatctgcatgcacacacacacaaacacacacacacacacacacacacacacacacgcacacacacacacacacaagcaaatacgtacacacacacacaaacacatacacacacactgacatgcacaaacacacaaacacacacacacacacacacacacacacacacacacacacaggcccatcATCTCCACGCTGGGCCGTCCCAGGCAATgaggag agagagagagagagcgagagagagagagagagagacagacaggcaggcaggcgctGCTCTGCCTGCTGA